In Myxococcus stipitatus, the following are encoded in one genomic region:
- the gspG gene encoding type II secretion system major pseudopilin GspG, whose amino-acid sequence MSQTTHSKQQRRRRNRRGMTLIEIMVVITILGLIAAAVGVAVIPQLEAARRDRAALDIKNIQGALKLYYTKKGKYPDTSSGLNALVETQSLEQMPKDPWNNDYVYLNEGGKPVIISYGADGTAGGEGNDADISSADSATANNK is encoded by the coding sequence ATGAGCCAGACGACCCACAGCAAGCAGCAGCGCCGCCGCCGCAACCGCCGCGGCATGACCCTGATTGAAATCATGGTGGTCATCACCATCCTCGGCCTCATCGCCGCCGCCGTGGGCGTGGCGGTGATTCCCCAGCTCGAGGCCGCCCGGCGGGACCGGGCCGCGCTGGACATCAAGAACATCCAGGGCGCCCTGAAGCTCTACTACACGAAGAAGGGCAAGTACCCGGACACGTCCTCGGGCCTCAACGCGCTGGTGGAGACGCAGTCGCTCGAGCAGATGCCCAAGGACCCGTGGAACAACGACTACGTGTACCTGAACGAGGGCGGCAAGCCGGTCATCATCTCCTACGGCGCGGACGGCACCGCGGGCGGCGAGGGCAATGACGCGGACATCTCCTCCGCGGACTCGGCCACCGCCAACAACAAGTGA
- a CDS encoding type II secretion system protein GspG, producing MNEHDSLPSQTPSPAGAARPHRMGRILLGLIFLVATGLAFVLVYVTEDRTLEPDQRRARDSIRRMEGKFKAHQRLMGRFPSQEEGFQPLIDAKLMEGVPLDPWGNPYVYWTDGKNGAVVSYGADGKKGGMGLDADLSSGGVLANGGAP from the coding sequence ATGAACGAGCACGACTCCCTTCCATCCCAGACGCCCTCGCCCGCGGGGGCCGCCCGCCCCCACCGCATGGGGCGCATCCTGCTGGGGCTCATCTTCCTGGTGGCCACCGGGCTGGCGTTCGTCCTCGTGTACGTGACGGAGGACCGCACGCTGGAGCCAGACCAGCGCCGCGCTCGCGACTCCATCCGCAGGATGGAGGGCAAGTTCAAGGCGCACCAGCGGCTGATGGGCCGCTTCCCCTCGCAGGAGGAGGGCTTCCAGCCGCTCATCGACGCGAAGCTGATGGAGGGCGTGCCCCTGGACCCGTGGGGGAACCCGTACGTGTACTGGACCGACGGCAAGAATGGCGCCGTCGTCTCCTACGGCGCGGACGGCAAGAAGGGCGGCATGGGGCTGGACGCGGACCTGAGCAGCGGAGGCGTGCTGGCGAACGGGGGGGCACCATGA
- a CDS encoding prepilin-type N-terminal cleavage/methylation domain-containing protein translates to MKRKALHRAQRGLTLIEISIAIIIVAMLFSAAVMGIGSLTGAKAKGAAGELAGTIRSLYDSAALRGKTCRLVFEIPEPKEEKPTRYHAECAESGVTTARDRDNALRDENRERELSRRSNRGGRGDQRSFVASGGETPSTQDLMDSEKVRVENASRFSSFTSEELPARELPGDVRVSIWTRQQRTAVDSGVAYLYFFPQGYTEKAYVYLSQGDNVWTLDVSPLTGKVNIVDEALEVPR, encoded by the coding sequence ATGAAGAGAAAGGCGCTTCACCGGGCCCAGCGGGGCCTGACGCTCATCGAAATCTCCATCGCCATCATCATCGTCGCGATGCTGTTCTCCGCGGCGGTGATGGGCATCGGTTCGCTCACCGGCGCCAAGGCGAAAGGCGCCGCGGGGGAGCTGGCGGGCACCATCCGCTCGCTCTACGACTCGGCCGCGCTGCGCGGCAAGACGTGCCGGCTGGTGTTCGAGATTCCCGAGCCCAAGGAAGAGAAGCCCACGCGCTACCATGCGGAGTGCGCGGAGAGCGGCGTGACGACGGCCCGGGACCGCGACAATGCGCTGCGCGACGAGAACCGCGAGCGTGAGCTGTCCCGGCGCTCCAACCGCGGCGGCCGTGGAGACCAGCGCAGCTTCGTGGCCTCCGGCGGCGAGACGCCCAGCACGCAGGACCTGATGGACAGCGAGAAGGTGCGCGTGGAGAACGCATCGCGCTTCTCCTCCTTCACGTCCGAGGAGCTCCCCGCGAGGGAGCTGCCCGGGGACGTGCGCGTCTCCATCTGGACCCGCCAGCAGCGCACGGCGGTCGACAGTGGCGTGGCGTATCTCTACTTCTTCCCGCAGGGCTACACGGAGAAGGCCTACGTGTACCTGAGCCAGGGCGACAACGTCTGGACACTGGATGTGTCCCCGCTCACCGGCAAGGTGAACATCGTCGATGAAGCACTGGAGGTGCCGCGATGA
- a CDS encoding prepilin-type N-terminal cleavage/methylation domain-containing protein, which yields MKRAQGFTLLEVVVALAILGLALMAIFDLNAGAVANHVYTKRLTVASLLARSKMTDVEQKLYDDGFSPDDDEESGDFSEEGWSQFKWKARIIAPKLDGVTPDQLIGAIFNLPIGGDSSDPMSGIASLFGGGAGGDKGGKTPSGPQPAGGGLGGAAMGMAQPMFSQMVQQLTQAVREVHLTVYWQEGTQVESIDLVTHVVSLGPGSDRNGGFTPNQGSTPGADNQWVDPNSPGMIVQNPIPGPNGTMLHPQTRQPLMRRSEWLQRVNGGQPQQGGGGGNPSPPRGGILGGGNRPSFPNMPNFPGGLPRTDR from the coding sequence ATGAAGCGAGCCCAAGGCTTCACGCTGCTGGAGGTCGTCGTCGCGCTCGCCATCCTGGGGCTGGCGCTGATGGCCATCTTCGACCTCAACGCGGGCGCGGTGGCCAACCACGTCTACACCAAGCGGCTCACGGTGGCCTCGCTGCTGGCGCGCTCGAAGATGACGGACGTGGAGCAGAAGCTCTACGACGACGGCTTCTCGCCCGATGACGACGAGGAGTCCGGCGACTTCTCCGAGGAGGGCTGGTCCCAGTTCAAGTGGAAGGCGCGCATCATCGCCCCGAAGCTGGATGGCGTGACGCCCGACCAGCTCATCGGCGCCATCTTCAACCTGCCCATCGGCGGGGACTCGAGCGACCCGATGAGCGGTATCGCCAGCCTGTTCGGCGGGGGCGCGGGAGGCGACAAGGGCGGCAAGACGCCCAGTGGCCCTCAGCCCGCGGGCGGTGGACTGGGCGGCGCGGCGATGGGCATGGCACAGCCCATGTTCTCGCAGATGGTGCAGCAGCTCACCCAGGCGGTGCGCGAGGTGCACCTCACCGTGTACTGGCAGGAAGGCACCCAGGTGGAGAGCATCGACCTGGTGACGCACGTGGTGTCGCTCGGGCCGGGCTCGGACCGCAACGGTGGCTTCACGCCCAACCAGGGCTCCACGCCGGGCGCCGACAACCAATGGGTGGACCCCAACAGCCCCGGGATGATTGTGCAGAACCCCATCCCCGGCCCCAATGGCACCATGCTGCATCCCCAGACGCGCCAGCCGCTGATGCGCCGCTCGGAGTGGCTGCAGCGGGTGAACGGAGGCCAGCCGCAGCAGGGCGGTGGTGGCGGCAATCCCTCTCCTCCCCGCGGCGGAATCCTGGGCGGAGGCAACCGGCCGTCATTCCCCAACATGCCGAACTTCCCAGGCGGCTTGCCAAGGACGGACCGATGA
- a CDS encoding type II secretion system protein GspJ — MTRRARGFTLMEVMVAVAITALMGTVVAMAFQTGITAKETVEADADHYRQLRVAMNRMSREIGSAYVSDRYDTKRFRDQQDRPTNFIGEGDRLLFTTFAHQRLYTDVKESDQAVVEYFVEPSDDRKAKGRMDLKRRENPNVDDRMDRGGTTDVLLEGVKKLEFEYWNSDKKEWDDEWDTRRTEQKSILPTRVRMTVTAVDETGKEARYVTQARIMLNTELPRY, encoded by the coding sequence ATGACCCGGCGCGCGCGCGGCTTCACGCTGATGGAGGTCATGGTGGCGGTGGCCATCACCGCCCTGATGGGCACGGTGGTGGCCATGGCCTTCCAGACGGGCATCACGGCGAAGGAGACCGTCGAGGCGGACGCGGACCACTACCGGCAGCTGCGCGTGGCGATGAACCGCATGTCGCGCGAGATTGGCTCCGCGTACGTGAGCGACCGCTACGACACGAAGCGCTTTCGCGACCAGCAGGACCGGCCCACCAACTTCATCGGCGAGGGCGACCGGCTGCTGTTCACCACGTTCGCCCACCAGCGGCTGTACACGGACGTGAAGGAGTCCGACCAGGCGGTGGTGGAGTACTTCGTGGAGCCCAGCGACGACCGCAAGGCCAAGGGGCGGATGGACCTCAAGCGGCGGGAGAATCCCAACGTGGATGACCGCATGGACCGGGGTGGCACCACGGACGTGCTGCTGGAGGGCGTGAAGAAGCTGGAGTTCGAGTACTGGAACTCCGACAAGAAGGAATGGGATGACGAGTGGGACACGCGGCGCACGGAGCAGAAGAGCATCCTGCCCACGCGTGTGCGGATGACGGTGACGGCCGTGGACGAGACGGGGAAGGAAGCGCGCTATGTCACCCAGGCGCGCATCATGTTGAACACCGAGCTGCCGAGGTACTGA
- a CDS encoding type II secretion system minor pseudopilin GspK: protein MPLPFFQQAPRRRRPKSDASGAARGPQGQRRSRGVALIIAVVSIALLTVIATEFAYNSRVDLQLAANQRDEVRAYYMARSGVAMSRLLLRFQRQVDQTPIPNPASLLGSLMGGGQGNQGNTPQPTSLNLQLWKMARVDCHLLKGLVKSEGQEGASDIPPVEAKDEDDARFKMDGEEDPASREMTAQMTRRSFGGFEGCFLSTISDEEEKLNVHRLMAGAGDALPTALRMMDMLGDKRFEFLWERDDANRVRSNPEEVMLAIKDWADDDETGSTVNRTDPTNPLPSAFSDEGAPYSRYEPHYEPKNARFDSIDELYRVHGVNDQFMAAFKDRLTVYPDINSKPNINTDDPVMMGLAIMSVADPARPDPRLRDPVFLNELITRIRSARMFSFFGMSVQDFVAVVESAGIAVNPAIRSNVAGNRLVGDKSQTFTIKSVGEAGNVQKTLTAVVRLDDTLGKLLYWREE, encoded by the coding sequence ATGCCCCTGCCCTTCTTCCAGCAGGCGCCCCGGCGGCGCCGTCCGAAATCCGATGCGTCCGGCGCGGCGCGCGGCCCCCAGGGTCAGCGGCGCTCGCGCGGCGTGGCGCTCATCATCGCGGTGGTGTCCATCGCGCTGCTCACCGTCATCGCCACCGAGTTCGCGTACAACAGCCGGGTGGACCTGCAGCTCGCGGCCAACCAGCGGGACGAGGTGCGCGCGTACTACATGGCGCGCTCGGGCGTGGCGATGTCGCGCCTGCTCCTGCGCTTCCAGCGGCAGGTGGACCAGACGCCCATCCCGAACCCCGCGTCCCTGCTCGGCAGCCTCATGGGCGGGGGCCAGGGCAACCAGGGCAACACCCCGCAGCCCACGTCGCTCAACCTCCAGCTCTGGAAGATGGCGCGGGTGGACTGCCACCTCTTGAAGGGCCTGGTGAAGAGCGAGGGTCAGGAGGGCGCAAGCGACATCCCTCCCGTGGAGGCGAAGGACGAGGACGACGCCCGCTTCAAGATGGATGGAGAAGAGGACCCCGCCTCGCGGGAGATGACCGCGCAGATGACGCGCCGCTCGTTCGGCGGGTTCGAGGGCTGCTTCCTGTCCACCATCTCCGACGAGGAGGAGAAGCTCAACGTGCACCGCCTGATGGCGGGCGCGGGTGACGCGCTGCCCACCGCGCTGCGGATGATGGACATGCTGGGCGACAAGCGCTTCGAGTTCCTCTGGGAGCGGGACGACGCCAACCGGGTGCGCAGCAACCCCGAGGAAGTGATGCTGGCCATCAAGGACTGGGCGGACGACGACGAGACGGGGTCCACCGTCAACCGGACCGACCCCACCAATCCCCTGCCCTCCGCCTTCTCCGACGAAGGCGCGCCCTACAGCCGCTATGAGCCGCACTACGAGCCGAAGAACGCCCGCTTCGACAGCATCGACGAGCTGTACCGGGTGCACGGGGTGAACGACCAGTTCATGGCGGCGTTCAAGGACAGGCTCACCGTGTATCCGGACATCAACTCGAAGCCCAACATCAACACGGACGACCCGGTGATGATGGGGCTGGCCATCATGTCGGTGGCGGACCCGGCGCGGCCGGACCCGCGGTTGAGGGACCCGGTGTTCCTCAACGAGCTCATCACGCGCATCCGCTCGGCGCGCATGTTCAGCTTCTTCGGCATGTCCGTGCAGGACTTCGTGGCCGTGGTGGAGAGCGCCGGCATCGCCGTCAATCCCGCCATCCGGTCCAACGTGGCGGGCAACCGCCTCGTCGGCGACAAGAGTCAGACGTTCACCATCAAATCGGTGGGAGAGGCGGGCAACGTCCAGAAGACGCTGACCGCCGTGGTCCGGCTGGACGACACGCTGGGCAAGCTCCTGTACTGGAGAGAGGAATAG
- the pilM gene encoding pilus assembly protein PilM produces the protein MARILGLDLGSHSVKGVVLEARTKGHATRSYVEVRRAQEGERVDTLRAAVTELLGKLPPGHADQVVVALPGPALITHALSLPFSDGKRIEATLPFEIGSQLPFDISEVVYDYQVVGLKETDSKEKASDLLVGVVRKEELKGLLDLLGELKVDPRIVTHPGLAYQNLLQQAAGLFEGAGEGGVVAVVDMGHERTSVAIGKPGSGVQFARTFAGGGRDLSKALATEFQTTLAEAHHWKEQHGAMASAARGPDAERAAAAFMRGLQPVLRELRPTLKSYTARTRQQVGALVLCGGSARMPGLAEQLSKDLNLPVRVLALPADTSEAIAPAEQPTAAQAYALALRGNASGARAPRFNYRRGELAFKGDFDYVKDKLGLLASFAATLLLLLIAFGVVRNSVLSRREAQVDAALCETTQRILGRCEKDYNRALNMLKGVESPAAALPKMSAVNLLAEVTQNVPKDLPVKFDRIQIDTERVILQGETDSSKQVDTLSNALRNHACFKEVKQGKVERTRDGQKVTFRLDVQVQCPGTEGGES, from the coding sequence ATGGCCCGCATTCTTGGCCTCGACCTGGGCAGCCACTCCGTGAAGGGCGTGGTGCTCGAGGCGCGGACAAAAGGACACGCCACCCGGAGCTACGTGGAGGTGCGCCGCGCTCAAGAGGGCGAGCGCGTCGACACGTTGCGCGCGGCGGTGACGGAGCTGCTCGGCAAACTGCCCCCGGGGCACGCCGACCAGGTCGTGGTCGCCCTCCCCGGCCCGGCGCTCATCACCCACGCGCTGAGCCTGCCGTTCTCCGACGGCAAGCGAATCGAGGCGACGCTGCCCTTCGAGATTGGCAGCCAGCTGCCGTTCGACATCTCCGAGGTGGTCTACGACTACCAGGTGGTCGGCCTGAAGGAGACGGACAGCAAGGAGAAGGCCAGCGACCTCCTGGTGGGAGTGGTGCGCAAGGAGGAGCTGAAGGGTCTGCTCGACCTGCTCGGTGAGCTGAAGGTGGACCCGCGCATCGTCACGCACCCGGGGCTGGCCTACCAGAACCTGCTCCAGCAGGCGGCGGGGCTCTTCGAGGGCGCCGGTGAGGGCGGTGTGGTGGCGGTGGTGGACATGGGCCACGAGCGCACCTCGGTGGCCATTGGCAAGCCGGGCTCGGGCGTGCAGTTCGCGCGCACCTTCGCGGGTGGCGGGCGCGACTTGAGCAAGGCCCTGGCCACGGAGTTCCAGACGACGCTGGCGGAGGCGCACCACTGGAAGGAGCAGCACGGGGCCATGGCCAGCGCGGCGCGCGGGCCGGACGCGGAGCGCGCGGCGGCGGCGTTCATGCGCGGGCTCCAGCCGGTGTTGCGCGAGCTGCGCCCCACGCTGAAGTCCTATACGGCGCGCACGCGGCAGCAGGTGGGCGCGCTGGTGTTGTGTGGTGGCTCGGCGCGGATGCCCGGCCTCGCGGAGCAGCTCTCCAAGGATTTGAACCTCCCGGTGCGTGTGCTGGCGTTGCCGGCGGACACGTCCGAGGCGATTGCTCCCGCGGAGCAGCCGACGGCGGCGCAGGCGTACGCGTTGGCGCTCCGGGGCAACGCGTCCGGCGCTCGCGCGCCCCGGTTCAACTACCGGCGGGGGGAGCTCGCGTTCAAGGGCGACTTCGACTACGTGAAGGACAAGCTGGGGCTGCTGGCGTCCTTCGCGGCCACGCTGCTGCTCCTGCTCATCGCGTTCGGCGTCGTGCGCAACTCGGTGCTGTCACGGCGCGAGGCGCAGGTGGACGCAGCGCTGTGCGAGACGACGCAGCGAATCCTGGGGCGGTGTGAGAAGGACTACAACCGCGCGCTGAACATGCTCAAGGGCGTGGAGAGCCCGGCGGCGGCGCTGCCCAAGATGTCGGCCGTCAACCTGCTGGCGGAGGTGACGCAGAACGTGCCGAAGGACTTGCCCGTGAAATTCGACCGCATCCAGATCGACACGGAGCGCGTCATCCTCCAGGGCGAGACGGATTCCTCCAAGCAGGTGGACACGCTGTCCAACGCGCTGCGGAACCATGCCTGCTTCAAGGAAGTGAAGCAGGGCAAGGTGGAGCGCACCCGGGACGGGCAGAAGGTGACGTTCCGGTTGGATGTCCAGGTGCAGTGCCCCGGGACGGAAGGGGGGGAGAGCTAG
- the gspM gene encoding type II secretion system protein GspM: MAKLQEALAPLQTWFERLSDRERRMVSIAGAAVMVFIVFAVVMTFANSASGYRKRTQDKLAKLQEVQALAASFREAQANRQSVESQLTSSNVQLISYIDEKATAAGLQAPNMTPKGDVGIGDGKILESSVELTFSDVDLRKLTDFLRTVESGPGVVKVKYLRIEPRPSDLLTAWTTVATYRMKQ, translated from the coding sequence ATGGCCAAGCTTCAGGAAGCACTGGCGCCGCTGCAGACGTGGTTCGAGCGGCTGAGTGACCGTGAGCGGCGGATGGTGTCCATCGCCGGCGCGGCGGTGATGGTGTTCATCGTCTTCGCGGTGGTGATGACGTTCGCCAACAGCGCGTCGGGCTATCGCAAGCGGACGCAGGACAAGCTGGCGAAGCTGCAGGAGGTGCAGGCGCTGGCGGCCAGCTTCCGCGAGGCGCAGGCCAACCGTCAGTCGGTGGAGTCGCAGCTGACGTCGAGCAACGTGCAGCTGATTTCATACATCGACGAAAAGGCCACGGCCGCAGGGCTCCAGGCGCCCAACATGACGCCCAAGGGCGACGTGGGCATCGGGGACGGGAAGATCCTGGAGAGCTCCGTGGAGCTGACGTTCTCCGACGTGGACCTGCGAAAGCTGACGGACTTCCTGCGCACGGTGGAGAGCGGCCCGGGCGTGGTGAAGGTGAAGTACCTTCGCATCGAACCCCGGCCGTCGGACCTGCTGACGGCGTGGACCACCGTGGCCACCTACCGGATGAAGCAATAA
- the gspN gene encoding type II secretion system protein GspN gives MSSDSKSARWKVVVGYGAFALVAFILCLLFTFPYDTVRTRIVSEAGQAGLAVRIGSLRPGLSGITATNVRVSKPPQPLSAETLAKLVSGEGLPGAAELGEAVLIDSVAVRPTLFPPGLAVRASALGGTATVDVGWMGDTKVRAEMDKLRVSSGNLPAFLGVDVDGELNGALRLTVPKGKSPELDLSLANGELSLDSQGLIIKGGKASIPMGGGNAMAMDLPQVALGALVGRINFEKGMGTVQELKLKGEDVEALATGTLKLGKRLEYSEPAMDVNLRLDPEAQKRLGLLAAGITIFPPDKKDPSFRAAKLGGFLNRPTFLPRR, from the coding sequence ATGTCCTCAGACTCCAAGTCCGCCCGTTGGAAGGTTGTCGTGGGCTACGGCGCGTTCGCGCTCGTGGCCTTCATCCTCTGCCTGCTCTTCACCTTCCCGTACGACACGGTGCGCACGCGCATCGTCTCGGAGGCGGGTCAGGCGGGGCTCGCGGTGCGCATCGGCTCGCTGCGGCCCGGGCTGTCGGGCATCACCGCCACCAACGTGCGGGTGAGCAAGCCACCTCAACCGTTGAGCGCGGAGACGCTGGCGAAGCTGGTCAGCGGCGAGGGCCTTCCGGGCGCGGCGGAGCTGGGCGAGGCGGTGTTGATTGACAGCGTGGCGGTGCGCCCCACCCTCTTCCCGCCGGGCCTGGCGGTGCGCGCCAGCGCGCTGGGCGGGACGGCGACGGTGGACGTGGGCTGGATGGGCGACACGAAGGTCCGCGCGGAGATGGACAAGCTCCGAGTCAGCAGCGGCAACCTGCCCGCCTTCCTCGGGGTGGACGTGGACGGCGAGCTCAACGGCGCGCTGCGGTTGACGGTGCCCAAGGGCAAGAGCCCCGAGCTCGACCTGTCGCTGGCGAACGGCGAGCTGTCGCTCGACTCGCAGGGGCTCATCATCAAGGGGGGCAAGGCCTCCATCCCCATGGGCGGCGGCAACGCGATGGCCATGGACCTGCCGCAGGTGGCCCTGGGGGCGCTGGTGGGGCGCATCAACTTCGAGAAGGGCATGGGCACGGTGCAGGAGCTCAAGCTCAAGGGCGAGGACGTGGAGGCGCTGGCCACCGGGACGCTGAAGCTGGGCAAGCGGCTGGAGTACAGCGAGCCCGCCATGGACGTGAATCTGCGGTTGGACCCGGAGGCGCAGAAGCGACTGGGCCTGCTCGCGGCGGGCATCACCATCTTCCCCCCGGACAAGAAGGACCCGAGCTTCCGGGCGGCCAAGCTGGGCGGCTTCCTCAACCGGCCCACGTTCCTCCCCCGCCGGTAG
- a CDS encoding sigma 54-interacting transcriptional regulator, translated as MPELVFFRRGEEVLRVGVDRARMVLGRGEQSDVAIPDPEVSRQQVALLWDGTRCRVEDLSGKGTVVGGESVTTAELPDGADLALGQWRAVFRLSGGGEGTDVTTEIGHTTSVQARDAQAQRWQPAQVRVKQGVNESVHRLTGDSFTAGKDAGCDLVLQDRFASSKHLKVTRREGVFHVVDLRSTNGTWLGPVRVFEAEVTLPTTLRVGETELVLEPAVSGTKKEPTSFHGIIGNDMAVRNLSEVIERVAPSTAAVTILGESGTGKELVARAIHQCSQRANRPLIPVNCAAISKELIESELFGHEKGSFTGAANARKGAFEEADGGTLFLDEIGELPLDLQAKLLRALESGEIKRVGASRPMHVDVRVVAATNLDLLAAAREGKFREDLYYRLCVIPLHLPPLRSRKTDLPALAEHFVKLYSPRGQTVRFTATALDRLQGHGWPGNIRELRNVVHRALLMRKGPSIDATDLTFDQEMNKETGIAVPELPPGMTLEQMLEKLERQIVEAALRRFNNNRERVARELGVARSTLFKRLKDWGLTRQDEQE; from the coding sequence ATGCCGGAGCTGGTGTTTTTTCGTCGGGGCGAGGAGGTGTTGAGGGTGGGCGTGGACCGGGCACGGATGGTGCTCGGGCGAGGCGAGCAGAGCGACGTCGCGATTCCAGACCCCGAGGTGAGCCGCCAGCAGGTGGCCCTGCTGTGGGACGGAACGCGGTGCCGGGTGGAGGACCTCTCCGGCAAGGGCACGGTGGTCGGTGGCGAGTCCGTCACCACGGCGGAGCTCCCGGATGGCGCGGACCTGGCGTTGGGCCAGTGGCGCGCGGTGTTCCGGTTGAGCGGGGGTGGCGAGGGCACGGACGTCACCACGGAGATTGGACACACCACGTCGGTGCAGGCGCGGGATGCCCAGGCGCAGCGATGGCAGCCCGCGCAGGTGCGCGTGAAGCAGGGCGTGAATGAGTCGGTGCACCGGCTCACGGGCGACAGCTTCACGGCGGGCAAGGACGCGGGGTGCGACCTGGTGTTGCAGGACCGCTTCGCCTCCAGCAAGCACCTGAAGGTGACGCGCCGAGAGGGTGTGTTCCATGTGGTGGACCTGCGCTCGACGAATGGCACGTGGCTGGGGCCGGTGCGGGTGTTCGAGGCGGAAGTCACGCTGCCCACGACGCTGAGGGTGGGCGAGACGGAGCTGGTGTTGGAGCCGGCGGTGTCCGGGACGAAGAAGGAGCCCACGTCCTTCCACGGCATCATCGGCAACGACATGGCGGTGCGGAACCTGTCGGAGGTCATCGAGCGGGTGGCGCCGTCCACCGCGGCGGTGACGATTCTGGGTGAGTCCGGCACGGGCAAGGAGCTGGTGGCACGGGCGATTCATCAGTGCTCGCAGCGGGCGAACCGTCCGCTCATCCCGGTCAACTGCGCGGCCATCTCCAAGGAGCTCATCGAGAGTGAGTTGTTCGGCCATGAGAAGGGCTCCTTCACGGGCGCGGCGAACGCGCGCAAGGGCGCCTTCGAGGAGGCGGACGGCGGAACGCTGTTCCTGGATGAGATTGGCGAGCTGCCGCTGGACTTGCAGGCCAAGCTGCTGCGCGCGCTGGAGAGCGGTGAAATCAAGCGCGTGGGCGCCAGCCGCCCCATGCACGTGGACGTGCGGGTGGTGGCGGCGACGAACCTGGACCTGCTGGCGGCGGCGCGCGAGGGGAAGTTCCGCGAGGACCTGTACTACCGCCTCTGTGTGATTCCATTGCACCTGCCACCGCTGCGCAGCCGCAAGACGGACCTGCCCGCGCTGGCCGAGCACTTCGTGAAGCTGTACTCGCCGCGCGGGCAGACGGTGCGCTTCACGGCGACGGCGTTGGACCGGCTGCAGGGGCACGGATGGCCCGGCAACATCCGCGAGCTGCGCAACGTGGTGCACCGCGCGCTGCTCATGCGCAAGGGCCCGTCCATCGACGCGACGGATTTGACGTTCGACCAGGAGATGAACAAGGAGACGGGCATCGCGGTGCCGGAGCTCCCGCCTGGGATGACGCTGGAGCAGATGTTGGAGAAGCTCGAGCGGCAAATCGTCGAGGCCGCGCTGCGCCGGTTCAACAACAACCGCGAGCGCGTGGCCCGTGAGCTGGGCGTGGCCCGCTCCACCCTCTTCAAGCGCCTGAAGGACTGGGGACTGACGCGGCAGGACGAGCAGGAGTAG